The following are from one region of the Nevskiales bacterium genome:
- the atpG gene encoding F0F1 ATP synthase subunit gamma, which translates to MAGAKEIRTKIKSVKNTQKITRAMEKVAMSKMRKATERMAAARPYAEKIRRTLGHLAQANLEYKHPFTIEREVKRVAFLVVSTDRGLCGGLNMNVFRATVRAVREWKDQGVEADFVVIGNKGLSFFKRVGGKVLAQASHLGDRPHMEALLGSIKVLSDAYRNGEVDRVFLVSSQFVNTMTQKPLIRQLLPVEPVKSEGLLDLWDYIYEPESTVLLDTVLQRYVESQVYQAVIENVACEMSARMVAMKSASDNAGKIINQLQLAYNKARQANITKELAEIVGGAAAV; encoded by the coding sequence ATGGCCGGCGCAAAGGAAATCCGCACCAAGATCAAGAGCGTGAAGAACACGCAGAAGATCACGCGTGCGATGGAAAAGGTGGCGATGTCCAAGATGCGCAAGGCCACCGAGCGCATGGCGGCCGCGCGCCCCTACGCCGAGAAGATCCGGCGCACGCTCGGGCACCTGGCGCAGGCCAACCTCGAGTACAAGCACCCGTTCACCATCGAACGCGAGGTCAAGCGCGTCGCGTTCCTGGTGGTGTCCACCGACCGCGGCCTGTGCGGCGGCCTGAACATGAACGTGTTCCGCGCCACGGTGCGCGCCGTGCGCGAGTGGAAGGACCAGGGCGTCGAGGCCGATTTCGTGGTCATCGGCAACAAGGGCCTGTCGTTCTTCAAGCGCGTCGGCGGCAAGGTGCTGGCGCAGGCCTCGCACCTCGGCGACCGCCCGCACATGGAGGCGCTCCTGGGCAGCATCAAGGTGCTGTCGGACGCCTACCGCAACGGCGAGGTGGACCGCGTGTTCCTGGTGTCCTCGCAGTTCGTGAACACCATGACGCAGAAGCCGCTCATCCGGCAGCTGCTGCCGGTCGAGCCGGTCAAGAGCGAGGGGCTGCTGGACCTGTGGGACTACATCTACGAGCCCGAGTCCACCGTGCTGCTCGACACCGTGCTGCAGCGCTACGTCGAATCGCAGGTGTACCAGGCGGTGATCGAGAACGTGGCCTGCGAGATGTCGGCGCGCATGGTGGCGATGAAGTCGGCCAGCGACAACGCCGGCAAGATCATCAACCAGCTGCAGCTGGCCTACAACAAGGCGCGCCAGGCCAACATCACCAAGGAGCTGGCGGAAATCGTCGGCGGCGCCGCGGCGGTTTGA
- a CDS encoding F0F1 ATP synthase subunit epsilon, with product MKLQVDIVSAEGHIHSGEATMVFAPAVMGEVGIAPRHAPLLTTLKPGTVRVQSPEGEELSFFVGGGILEVQPHLVTVLADTALRAKDADEAAALKAKQDAEERLGQAKSDMDVARAQAELAEAAARLAFVKKLKNVTRG from the coding sequence GTGAAACTGCAGGTTGACATCGTCAGCGCCGAAGGCCACATCCACAGCGGTGAGGCCACGATGGTGTTCGCCCCGGCGGTGATGGGCGAGGTCGGCATCGCGCCGCGCCACGCACCCTTGCTGACCACGCTCAAGCCCGGCACCGTGCGCGTGCAGTCGCCGGAGGGCGAAGAACTGTCGTTCTTCGTCGGTGGCGGCATCCTCGAGGTGCAGCCGCATCTGGTCACCGTGCTGGCCGATACCGCGCTGCGCGCCAAGGACGCCGACGAGGCCGCTGCGCTCAAGGCTAAGCAGGACGCCGAGGAACGTCTCGGCCAGGCCAAGAGCGACATGGACGTGGCCCGCGCCCAGGCCGAACTGGCCGAGGCCGCTGCGCGCCTGGCCTTCGTGAAGAAGCTCAAGAACGTCACCCGCGGCTAG